A window of the Capricornis sumatraensis isolate serow.1 chromosome 9, serow.2, whole genome shotgun sequence genome harbors these coding sequences:
- the FAM170A gene encoding protein FAM170A: MKRRQKRKHLENEESQETAEKGGGISKSQEDPPQLGCTAVARVCSQGSGEVSSASEYFSCVSSPRKLIYGGVWKLHRDSPQPRAPLAHLQEQGEIAPLSPRVSFSSPSSYKTCATSLHMNKEKRGMKIYYMRVQMKKGVAVSWEAEKPSESLEKQPRMEEVTLPEDVWVGTPPSDVSTRNLLSDSEPSGEEKEHEERAESDSPVPGSPAVEERPRARTPDWLVTMETGFRCMACCRVFPSLEVLQEHVQNGIREGFSCHVFHLTMAQLTGNVEPENTPEEEVEDEEEVEDGEDEEQKEKENEEQHPAGEDVSLRRPWSQCPGCVFHSPKDRK; this comes from the exons ATGAAAAGGCGACAAAAGAGGAAACACCTGGAAAATGAAGAGTCCCAGGAGACTGCCGAGAAGGGAGGAG GAATCTCAAAATCACAAGAGGATCCCCCTCAGCTAGGATGCACTGCAGTGGCCCGAGTCTGCTCCCAAGGGTCAGGGGAggtctcttctgcttctgaatACTTCTCCTGTGTTTCTTCTCCACGCAAGCTCATCTATGGTG GAGTCTGGAAGTTGCATCGAGACAGTCCCCAGCCTAGAGCACCCCTAGCCCATCTTCAAGAACAAGGGGAGATAGCTCCCCTGTCACCAcgtgtctccttctcctccccttcaTCCTACAAGACCTGTGCAACCTCTCTACATATGAACAAAGAAAAGAGGGGCATGAAAATATACTACATGCGGGTACAAATGAAAAAGGGTGTTGCTGTCTCCTGGGAGGCAGAGAAACCCTCGGAGTCGCTAGAAAAGCAGCCGAGGATGGAGGAAGTGACCCTTCCTGAGGACGTGTGGGTGGGGACTCCCCCCTCGGACGTGTCCACCAGAAACCTCCTGTCTGACAGCGAGCCCAGCGGGGAGGAGAAAGAGCACGAGGAGAGGGCTGAGTCCGACAGCCCCGTCCCAGGGTCACCCGCCGTCGAGGAGAGACCCCGGGCCAGGACACCCGACTGGCTGGTGACCATGGAGACTGGCTTCCGGTGCATGGCCTGCTGCCGGGTCTTCCCCAGCCTGGAGGTCCTGCAGGAACACGTGCAGAATGGTATCCGCGAGGGCTTCAGCTGCCACGTCTTTCATCTCACCATGGCCCAGCTGACAGGCAACGTGGAACCAGAGAACACCcctgaggaggaggtggaggacgaggaggaggtCGAGGACGGGGAGGAcgaggagcagaaggagaaggagaatgaGGAGCAGCATCCTGCGGGGGAAGATGTCAGCTTGAGGAGACCCTGGAGCCAGTGTCCAGGCTGTGTGTTCCATTCTCCCAAGGACCGGAAGTGA